GAATGGGCAGGTGGGTCACCCGGTTGCCGGCGAGTGCGGCGGCGGCCCGGTCCTCCGCGGCGCGTCCCGCCGCAGCGGCCGGACCCGACTCGAAACCGCACAGGCGGTCCCACTCGTCGTCGCCGCCCTCGGCCGGCGACCCGCCGCAGACGGTGACCAGAAGTACGGAGCGTCCGCCGCGTAGCACCGACGCGGCCGAGAGGGCGCCGTCGTCGAAATGCGGCGAAACGACGATGTCCGTTATTGCCGAGTGATCCGGGTCAGGCATTCGGCGCCCTTTCGAGCGATTGCGACGGAAGCAAGACAGGATCTGTTTCGAAAAATTACCGGATGCGTTATTGCCTGGCAGTATTCGGTGCCCAACAGAGATCGATCTTAGTTATGCCCCGATAGGGTGTCAAGTATTCCATTGGTGACATTGGGTAACCGGAATGGTTGTGGGTGGCTCTCCGTCGATTCTGCGCCGTTGCCGTGGGGGCGTCGATTACGCGCCGTGGTGCGGTGCCGGGAATTGACCGGTGGGTCCGAAACCGACCGGGGCGGCGGGGTGGCGGCCGGTGGCGGGAGACTGCCGATAGAGTTGGCCGCGACGACACGGAGGGCGACGGGTGGCAGAGGCGGACGGAACGCGACGGTCGGGGACGTCTGACCCCGGCACCCTCTACCTGGTGCCCACGCCGATCGGTAACCCCGGGGACATCACCCTCCGGGCGATCGAGGTCCTCGGCCGGGTCGGCGTCGTCGCCTCCGAGGACACCCGGCACACCCGCCGCCTGCTCCAGTCCCTCGAGATCGACGCTCGCCTGCTCAGCTACCACGACCACAACGAGGAGTCGCGCAGTCCGCAGTTGCTGGGGATGCTTCGCGACGGCACGGACGTCGCCCTCGTCTCCGACGCGGGCACGCCGCTGGTCAACGACCCGGGCTACCGGCTGGTGGCGGCGGCCGTCGAGGCCGACGTGCCGGTCCGCCCGCTGCCCGGCGCGACCGCCTCGGTGACCGCGCTGATCGGTTCGGGGCTGCCGAACCACCAGTTCCACTATGTCGGGTTCCTGCCCCGGCGGGAGGCGGCCCGGCGCAGCGCGTTGACCGCGCTCCGGTCGAGTGTGGCCACCCTGGTCTTCTTCGAGGCGCCGCACCGGATCGTCGCGATGCTCGAGGACGTCCGGGCGGTGCTCGGCGACCGACCGGCGGCGCTGGCCCGGAACCTCACCAAGGACGACGAGGAGTTCCTTCGGGGTTCCCTCTCCGAGCTGGTCGCCGAGCTTGGCGCGGAGTCGGTGGTTCGAGGGCAGTTCACCGTGGTCGTCGCCGGTGCCCCCGGCGAGCCCGCAGCCGAGGACGAGGCGCTGGCCCGCCAGCTCACCGAGACCATGGTGCGCCACGGCGCCGATCCCCGGCTCGTCCGGGAGGTGGTCCGGGAGGTGACCGGGATGCCCCGGAACTGGGTGTACGAGCAGGTGCGCCTGGCGGCGCGGAAGTGACGCGGGGACCTCGGCCGGCACCGGGGTCCGAGCCAGCGGACGACAACTTCTGAACCGAACTGCGGTAACGCATTGATTGCGTGCCGTAACCATCTGTCACATCGTGGTCAGATAATGTCGGAGCCGTCGGGAATAGGGGAAGTGTCCGACGGGTCCGCGCGGCCCTGGCCGGGCAGATCGCCAATTCCGGACCGACCGGTCGGGTGGCCGTCGCGCATGTGGACGGTCTCCGATCCCGCTGTTAAAGTCGGGGTCAGGTGATGCCTCTAATGTTGGGTGGCGATGCGATAGACCTGGCAGCGATGCGACCGGCCAGCGGCGAGTGAGCTGGCTGTTGACGTGCACGCGGCCGGGGTCGGCCACGGCAGTCGCACCTGACGCGCCACGACGCGCGTAGACCCGCGACTGCTGGTTCAGGCCTCCGTGAATGCACCCAGTATCTGGGACTGATCAAGCGGTGTCCGCTTGATCAGTTGAGCTGGAATTGACCCAGTCGAATGGCGACTATTTTCGCCGTGTTCGGCGGTCGATCGCTTGGGTACTTATCCATCACCGTGAGGAATTGAGGAAAGGTCATGAGGAATCTTCGATTAGCTTCTCTGGTCAAGCGTACGTCGCGCGACAGCGCCCCGACGGTGCTCGATCCGACGAAGCGGTCCCAGGCACCGCGTGGCACAAAAGTCGAGGTCGACTGGACGGGAATCCAGAATCCCGACTTCCTCGCCCTAGGGCTGGGCGCGACCAGCATGATGGCGATGCTGTGGTCGGTGGCCAACGGCCGTCAGGCCGTCGGCGTCGAACTGCGCGGCGATCCGTCCCTCGGTGTGCACTGGAACGTCCGCGAGGACTACTGGCACCACCTCGGTCTGATCGACCAGCTCATGCTCGAGCGGTACGGCGAGGACCGCATTCCCCGCAAGGATGACGGCCGGCTGTTCAAGCTCCGGGAGACCTTCTACAGCGCGGTGACCGAGCCGGGCGACGTGTACGCCGACGAGGTCATCGCCGGCGTCGAGGAAGCGCACATCTCGGGCCTGATCCACTACACCGAGTTCATCGACGACCGGTGGTCGGACGGCCAGCCGAAGCGGGTGCTCACCGTCCTCCAGCCGGCCAAGCCGCCGGCCGAGCACGACCCGTCCAAGGTGGGTCGGGACATGGTCACGGTGCTCGACGGCCCGTCCACGTTCCAGGCCGGCGCCTCCGAGGTGCTCGTGATGATGCGCCGCTACCTCGAGCGCATCGAGGAGATGGACATCGCCGCCGGAGTCACCCCGCGGGTCCGCCTCTTCCTGTCGCACCGGGTCGCCGTCGGCGACGCGGGCGACGGTGACGGCTTCCTCAAGTGGATGCGGCAGGAGGACGGCTTCGTCAGCCTTCCCGACGGACGTAAGCGCATCCT
The nucleotide sequence above comes from Micromonospora pallida. Encoded proteins:
- the rsmI gene encoding 16S rRNA (cytidine(1402)-2'-O)-methyltransferase, which encodes MPTPIGNPGDITLRAIEVLGRVGVVASEDTRHTRRLLQSLEIDARLLSYHDHNEESRSPQLLGMLRDGTDVALVSDAGTPLVNDPGYRLVAAAVEADVPVRPLPGATASVTALIGSGLPNHQFHYVGFLPRREAARRSALTALRSSVATLVFFEAPHRIVAMLEDVRAVLGDRPAALARNLTKDDEEFLRGSLSELVAELGAESVVRGQFTVVVAGAPGEPAAEDEALARQLTETMVRHGADPRLVREVVREVTGMPRNWVYEQVRLAARK